Proteins encoded within one genomic window of Triticum aestivum cultivar Chinese Spring chromosome 2D, IWGSC CS RefSeq v2.1, whole genome shotgun sequence:
- the LOC123053156 gene encoding ACT domain-containing protein ACR6, which produces MALADDHDEYAKLVRGMNPPRVVIDNEASDDATVIRVDSVNSHGTLLAVVQVIADLNLVIRKAYFSSDGSWFMDVFNVTDRDGNKVLDTPTISYIQTTLEAEDCYYPEARNTVGIVPSEEYTSIELTGTDRPGLLSEVCAVLAGMQCAVRSAELWTHNTRVAAVVQVTDAAKAAGGAIEDEARIADISRRLDNLLRGQNVVRAAAAASLTHKERRLHQMMFEDRDYGAAGRPDPRTEVSVTHCAERGYTVVVVRCRDRPKLLFDTVCTITDMQYVVHHGTVSSEAGGGAYQEYYIRHVDGHPVSSEAERRRVVQCLEAAVERRTADGLELEVRTDDRAGLLSDVTRIFRENGLTIRRAEISSEDGEAVDTFYLSDPQGHPVEAKTIEAIRAQIGEATLRVKNNPLADDGGSSSDVAAGSTAFLFGNLFKFYRPFQNFGLIKLY; this is translated from the exons ATGGCTCTCGCAGACGACCACGACGAGTACGCCAAGCTCGTCCGGGGGATGAACCCGCCGAG GGTTGTGATCGACAACGAAGCCTCCGACGACGCAACCGTCATCCGGGTGGACAGCGTCAACAGCCACGGCaccctcctcgccgtcgtccaggtCATCGCCGACCTCAACCTCGTCATCCGCAAGGCCTACTTCTCCTCCGACGGCAGCTGGTTCATGGACG TGTTCAATGTCACTGACCGTGACGGGAACAAGGTTCTTGACACGCCAACCATCTCCTACATCCAGACG ACGTTGGAAGCCGAGGACTGCTACTACCCGGAGGCGCGCAACACGGTGGGCATCGTGCCGTCGGAGGAGTACACGTCGATCGAGCTCACGGGCACCGACCGCCCGGGCCTGCTGTCCGAGGTGTGCGCGGTGCTCGCCGGCATGCAGTGCGCGGTCCGGAGCGCCGAGCTCTGGACGCACAACACGCGCGTCGCGGCCGTCGTGCAGGTCACGGACGCGGCCAAAGCCGCGGGCGGCGCCATCGAGGACGAGGCCCGCATCGCCGACATCAGCCGGCGCCTCGACAACCTGCTGCGCGGGCAGAACGTCGTGCGAGCGGCGGCCGCGGCGAGCCTGACGCACAAGGAGCGCCGCCTGCACCAGATGATGTTCGAGGACCGGGACTACGGCGCCGCCGGACGGCCGGACCCGCGGACGGAGGTCTCCGTGACGCACTGCGCCGAGCGCGGGTACACCGTGGTGGTGGTCCGGTGCAGGGACCGGCCCAAGCTGCTGTTCGACACCGTGTGCACCATCACCGACATGCAGTACGTGGTCCACCACGGCACCGTGAGctccgaggcgggcggcggcgcctaCCAGGAGTACTACATCAGGCACGTGGACGGCCACCCGGTGAGCTCCGAGGCCGAGCGCCGGCGCGTCGTCCAGTGCCTCGAGGCCGCCGTGGAGCGCCGCACCGCCGACGGGCTGGAGCTGGAGGTCCGCACAGATGACCGCGCTGGCCTGCTCTCCGACGTCACCCGCATCTTCCGGGAGAACGGGCTGACGATACGGCGCGCCGAGATATCGTCCGAGGACGGGGAGGCCGTGGACACCTTCTACCTGTCGGACCCGCAGGGCCACCCAGTGGAAGCCAAGACGATCGAGGCCATCCGCGCGCAGATCGGCGAGGCCACGCTGCGAGTAAAGAACAACCCGTTGGCCGACGACGGCGGTTCCAGCTCCGACGTCGCCGCCGGCTCGACGGCGTTCCTCTTCGGGAACCTCTTCAAGTTCTACCGTCCGTTCCAGAACTTCGGCCTCATCAAGCTCTACTAG